From a single Chiloscyllium plagiosum isolate BGI_BamShark_2017 chromosome 27, ASM401019v2, whole genome shotgun sequence genomic region:
- the LOC122563536 gene encoding 5-hydroxytryptamine receptor 1D-like yields MDHDNSSTLVSLPGTITNSSENSSAMLITWNENSQLGLRISLSVVLGIITLATILSNSFVFVTICLTRKLHTPANYLIGSLAVTDLLVAIMVMPISIVYTVIKTWTLGQIMCDIWLSSDITFCTASILHLCVIALDRYWAITDALEYTKRRTPGRAGLMIAVVWVISICISIPPLFWRQSKALDELKECVVNTDQIFYTIYSTFGAFYIPSVLLIILYGRIYMAARSRIQKPPSAFGKRFTTVQLISGSTGSSLCSVGFNSQETLPHSSESPVYLNHIKVKVSDSVLERKRICAARERKATKTLGIILGAFIFCWLPFFVVALVMGICKEACWFHPVLSDLFTWLGYLNSLINPVIYTAFNEDFKQAFQKLIRLKRC; encoded by the coding sequence ATGGACCACGATAACTCTTCCACTTTAGTTTCTCTTCCAGGTACAATAACTAATTCCTCAGAAAATTCCTCGGCAATGCTAATCACCTGGAATGAAAACAGTCAGTTAGGGCTGAGGATTTCACTGTCTGTCGTTCTGGGCATCATCACCTTGGCGACCATCCTCTCCAATTCATTTGTGTTTGTCACCATTTGCCTCACGAGGAAGCTCCATACTCCCGCCAACTATCTCATTGGGTCGCTGGCTGTCACAGACCTCCTGGTGGCTATTATGGTGATGCCCATCAGCATTGTCTACACTGTCATCAAGACCTGGACTCTAGGACAGATCATGTGTGACATCTGGCTATCTTCTGACATCACGTTTTGTACTGCGTCCATCTTGCACCTGTGTGTCATTGCTCTGGACAGATACTGGGCCATCACTGACGCCTTGGAGTACACAAAGCGTCGCACACCGGGTCGAGCAGGCCTGATGATAGCTGTAGTCTGGGTCATCTCAATCTGCATCTCCATCCCGCCACTATTCTGGAGGCAATCAAAAGCTCTTGATGAACTCAAGGAATGTGTAGTcaacaccgaccagatattctacaccATCTACTCCACTTTTGGAGCCTTTTACATCCCCAGCGTGCTGCTAATTATACTGTACGGCAGAATTTACATGGCAGCCCGATCAAGGATTCAGAAACCGCCCTCGGCCTTCGGAAAGCGCTTCACCACGGTACAACTCATAAGTGGATCAACCGGATCTTCCCTGTGTTCCGTTGGCTTTAACAGCCAGGAAACTCTCCCTCATTCCAGTGAATCTCCTGTCTACCTGAACCACATCAAAGTCAAAGTGTCCGATAGCGTCCTGGAGAGAAAGAGGATCTGTGCAGCTAGAGAGCGCAAGGCCACCAAAACCCTAGGGATCATCCTTGGCGCTTTCATTTTCTGCTGGCTCCCTTTCTTTGTGGTGGCCTTGGTAATGGGCATCTGCAAAGAGGCATGCTGGTTTCATCCTGTGCTCTCTGACCTCTTCACGTGGCTCGGCTATTTAAATTCACTCATCAATCCTGTCATATACACAGCTTTCAATGAGGACTTCAAACAGGCTTTCCAAAAACTCATACGACTCAAACGATGCTAA